The proteins below are encoded in one region of Balaenoptera acutorostrata chromosome 11, mBalAcu1.1, whole genome shotgun sequence:
- the SMARCD1 gene encoding SWI/SNF-related matrix-associated actin-dependent regulator of chromatin subfamily D member 1 isoform X1 has protein sequence MAARAGFQSVAPSGGAGASGGAGAAAALGPGGTPGPPVRMGPAPGQGLYRSPMPGAAYPRPGMLPGSRMTPQGPSMGPPGYGGNPSVRPGLAQSGMDQSRKRPAPQQIQQVQQQAVQNRNHNAKKKKMADKILPQRIRELVPESQAYMDLLAFERKLDQTIMRKRLDIQEALKRPIKQKRKLRIFISNTFNPAKSDAEDGEGTVASWELRVEGRLLEDSALSKYDATKQKRKFSSFFKSLVIELDKDLYGPDNHLVEWHRTATTQETDGFQVKRPGDVNVRCTVLLMLDYQPPQFKLDPRLARLLGIHTQTRPVIIQALWQYIKTHKLQDPHEREFVICDKYLQQIFESQRMKFSEIPQRLHALLMPPEPIIINHVISVDPNDQKKTACYDIDVEVDDTLKTQMNSFLLSTASQQEIATLDNKIHETIETINQLKTQREFMLSFARDPQGFINDWLQSQCRDLKTMTDVVGNPEEERRAEFYFQPWAQEAVCRYFYSKVQQRRQELEQALGIRNT, from the exons ATGGCGGCCCGGGCGGGTTTCCAGTCTGTGGCTCCGAGCGGCGGCGCCGGAGCCTCAGGAGGGGCGGGCGCGGCGGCTGCCCTGGGTCCGGGCGGGACTCCAGGGCCTCCGGTGCGAATGGGCCCGGCGCCGGGTCAAGGGCTGTACCGCTCCCCGATGCCCGGAGCGGCCTATCCG AGACCAGGTATGCTACCAGGCAGCCGAATGACACCTCAGGGACCTTCCATGGGACCCCCTGGCTATGGGGGGAACCCTTCAGTCCGACCTGGTCTGGCCCAGTCAGGGATGGACCAGTCCCGCAAGAGACCTGCGCCTCAGCAGATCCAGCAGGTCCAGCAGCAGGCGGTCCAAAATCGGAACCACAA tgcaaagaaaaagaagatggctGACAAAATTCTACCTCAAAGG ATTCGTGAACTGGTACCAGAATCCCAGGCCTATATGGATCTCTTGGCTTTTGAAAGGAAACTGGACCAGACTATCATGAGGAAACGGCTAGATATCCAGGAGGCCTTGAAACGTCCCATCAAG CAAAAACGGAAGCTGcgaattttcatttctaacactTTCAATCCGGCTAAGTCAGATGCCGAGGATGGGGAAGGGACGGTGGCTTCCTGGGAGCTTCGGGTAGAAGGACGGCTCCTGGAGGAT tCAGCCTTGTCCAAATATGATGCCACCAAACAAAAGAGgaagttctcttctttttttaagtccTTGGTGATCGAACTGGACAAAGACCTGTATGGGCCAGATAACCATCTGGTGGAA TGGCACAGGACCGCCACTACCCAGGAGACAGATGGCTTCCAGGTGAAGCGGCCAGGAGACGTGAATGTACGGTGTACTGTCCTGCTGATGCTGGATTACCAG CCTCCTCAGTTTAAATTAGACCCTCGTCTGGCTCGGCTGCTGGGCATCCACACCCAGACCCGTCCAGTGATCATTCAAGCACTGTGGCAATATATTAAGACGCATAAGCTCCAGGACCCACATGAGCGGGAGTTTGTCATCTGTGACAAGTACCTCCAGCAG ATCTTTGAGTCTCAACGTATGAAGTTTTCAGAGATCCCCCAACGGCTCCACGCCTTGCTTATGCCACCAGAGCCCATCATCATTAATCATGTTATCAG TGTTGACCCGAATGATCAGAAAAAGACAGCTTGTTATGACATTGATGTGGAAGTGGATGATACCTTGAAGACCCAGATGAATTCTTTTCTGCTGTCTACTGCCAGCCAGCAGGAGATTGCTACTCTAGACAACAAG aTCCATGAGACAATAGAAACTATCAATCAGCTGAAGACCCAGCGAGAGTTCATGCTGAGCTTTGCCAGAGACCCTCAGGGTTTCATCAATGACTGGCTTCAGTCCCAGTGCCGGGACCTCAAG
- the ASIC1 gene encoding acid-sensing ion channel 1 isoform X1 has translation MPIQIFCSVSFSSGEEAPGPLGDIWGPHQRQQRDNSESEEEGEEKEKEAERKGARERDLPMDLVAFANSCTLHGASHIFVEGGPGPRQALWAAAFILALGAFLCQVGDRVAYYLSYPHVTLLDEVATTELAFPAVTVCNTNAVRLSQLSYPDLLYLAPMLGLDESDDPGVPLAPPGPEAFSGEPFNLHRFYNRSCHRLEDMLLYCSYCGGPCGPHNFSVVFTRYGKCYTFNSGRDGRPRLKTMKGGTGNGLEIMLDIQQDEYLPVWGETDETSFEAGIKVQIHSQDEPPFIDQLGFGVAPGFQTFVACQEQRLIYLPPPWGTCKAVTMDLDFFDSYSITACRIDCETRYLVENCNCRMVHMPGDAPYCTPEQYKECADPALDFLVEKDQEYCVCEMPCNLTRYGKELSMVKIPSKASAKYLAKKFNKSEQYIGENILVLDIFFEVLNYETIEQKKAYEIAGLLGDIGGQMGLFIGASILTVLELFDYAYEVIKHKLCRRGKCQKEAKRSSADKGVALSLDDVKRHNPCESLRGHPAGMTYAANILPHHPARGTFEDFTC, from the exons ATGCCCATCCAGATCTTCTGCTCTGTGTCATTCTCCTCTGGAGAGGAGGCCCCAGGGCCCTTGGGAGATATTTGGGGTCCCCACCAGCGGCAACAGCGGGACAACTCAGAAtcagaagaggagggagaagagaaggaaaaggaggcagagaggaagggggccagagagagggacTTACCGATGGACTTGGTGGCCTTTGCCAACAGCTGCACCCTTCATGGAGCCAGCCACATCTTTGTGGAAGGGGGTCCAGGGCCACGGCAGGCCCTGTGGGCAGCGGCCTTTATCCTGGCACTGGGTGCCTTCTTGTGCCAGGTCGGGGATCGAGTTGCCTATTACCTCAGCTACCCACATGTGACTCTGCTAGATGAAGTGGCCACGACGGAGCTGGCCTTCCCGGCGGTCACCGTCTGCAACACCAATGCCGTGCGGCTCTCCCAGCTCAGCTACCCCGACTTGCTCTACCTGGCCCCCATGTTGGGGCTGGATGAAAGCGATGACCCCGGGGTGCCCCTCGCCCCACCGGGGCCCGAGGCCTTCTCTGGGGAGCCCTTTAACCTGCACCGCTTCTACAATCGCTCCTGCCACCGGCTGGAGGACATGCTGCTCTATTGCTCCTACTGCGGGGGGCCCTGTGGCCCTCACAACTTCTCAGTG GTCTTCACACGGTATGGAAAGTGCTACACATTCAACTCTGGCCGAGATGGGCGTCCCAGGCTGAAGACCATGAAGGGTGGGACGGGCAATGGGCTGGAGATCATGCTGGACATTCAGCAGGACGAGTACCTGCCCGTGTGGGGGGAGACCG ATGAGACGTCCTTCGAAGCGGGCATCAAAGTGCAGATCCACAGTCAGGATGAACCTCCCTTCATCGACCAGCTGGGCTTTGGTGTAGCCCCAGGGTTCCAGACCTTTGTGGCCTGTCAAGAGCAGCGG CTCATCTACCTGCCCCCGCCCTGGGGCACCTGCAAAGCTGTTACCATGGACTTGGATTTCTTCGACTCCTACAGCATTACCGCCTGCCGCATCGACTGTGAGACCCGCTACCTGGTGGAGAACTGTAACTGCCGCATGGTGCACATGCCAG GGGATGCCCCATACTGCACTCCAGAGCAGTACAAGGAGTGTGCAGATCCTGCCCTGG ACTTCCTGGTGGAGAAGGACCAGGAGTACTGTGTGTGTGAAATGCCCTGCAACTTGACTCGCTATGGCAAGGAGCTGTCCATGGTCAAGATTCCCAGCAAAGCATCAGCCAAGTACCTGGCCAAGAAGTTCAACAAGTCTGAGCAGTACATAGG GGAGAACATCCTGGTGCTGGACATTTTCTTTGAAGTCCTCAACTATGAGACCATTGAGCAGAAGAAGGCCTATGAGATCGCAGGACTCCTGG GTGACATTGGAGGCCAGATGGGTCTGTTCATCGGGGCCAGCATCCTGACTGTGCTGGAGCTCTTCGACTACGCCTACGAG gTGATAAAACACAAGCTGTGCAGACGAGGGAAGTGCCAGAAGGAGGCCAAACGGAGCAGCGCGGACAAGGGCGTGGCCCTCAGCCTGGATGACGTCAAAAGACAC AACCCGTGTGAGAGCCTCCGGGGCCATCCTGCCGGGATGACGTATGCTGCCAACATCCTACCTCACCATCCGGCCCGAGGCACTTTTGAGGACTTTACCTGCTGA
- the ASIC1 gene encoding acid-sensing ion channel 1 isoform X2 has product MELKAEEEEVGGVQPVSIQAFASSSTLHGLAHIFSYERLSLKRALWALCFLGSLAVLLCVCTERVQYYFHYHHVTKLDEVAASQLTFPAVTLCNLNEFRFSQVSKNDLYHAGELLALLNNRYEIPDTQMADEKQLEILQDKANFRSFKPKPFNMREFYDRAGHDIRDMLLSCHFRGEVCSAEDFKVVFTRYGKCYTFNSGRDGRPRLKTMKGGTGNGLEIMLDIQQDEYLPVWGETDETSFEAGIKVQIHSQDEPPFIDQLGFGVAPGFQTFVACQEQRLIYLPPPWGTCKAVTMDLDFFDSYSITACRIDCETRYLVENCNCRMVHMPGDAPYCTPEQYKECADPALDFLVEKDQEYCVCEMPCNLTRYGKELSMVKIPSKASAKYLAKKFNKSEQYIGENILVLDIFFEVLNYETIEQKKAYEIAGLLGDIGGQMGLFIGASILTVLELFDYAYEVIKHKLCRRGKCQKEAKRSSADKGVALSLDDVKRHNPCESLRGHPAGMTYAANILPHHPARGTFEDFTC; this is encoded by the exons ATGGAACTgaaggctgaggaggaggaggtgggtggCGTCCAGCCGGTGAGCATCCAGGCCTTCGCCAGCAGCTCCACGTTGCACGGCCTGGCCCACATCTTCTCCTACGAGCGGCTGTCTCTGAAGCGGGCGCTCTGGGCCCTCTGCTTCCTGGGCTCACTGGCTGTgctgctgtgtgtgtgcaccGAGCGCGTGCAGTACTACTTCCACTACCACCACGTCACCAAGCTCGACGAGGTGGCCGCCTCCCAGCTCACCTTCCCTGCTGTCACGCTGTGCAACCTCAACGAGTTCCGCTTCAGCCAAGTCTCCAAGAACGACCTGTACCACGCTGGGGAGCTGCTGGCTCTGCTCAACAACAG GTACGAGATACCAGACACACAGATGGCAGATGAAAAGCAGCTGGAGATACTGCAGGACAAGGCCAACTTCCGCAGCTTCAAGCCCAAGCCCTTCAACATGCGCGAGTTCTACGACCGTGCGGGGCACGACATTCGAGACATGCTGCTCTCCTGCCACTTCCGGGGGGAGGTCTGCAGCGCTGAGGACTTCAAGGTG GTCTTCACACGGTATGGAAAGTGCTACACATTCAACTCTGGCCGAGATGGGCGTCCCAGGCTGAAGACCATGAAGGGTGGGACGGGCAATGGGCTGGAGATCATGCTGGACATTCAGCAGGACGAGTACCTGCCCGTGTGGGGGGAGACCG ATGAGACGTCCTTCGAAGCGGGCATCAAAGTGCAGATCCACAGTCAGGATGAACCTCCCTTCATCGACCAGCTGGGCTTTGGTGTAGCCCCAGGGTTCCAGACCTTTGTGGCCTGTCAAGAGCAGCGG CTCATCTACCTGCCCCCGCCCTGGGGCACCTGCAAAGCTGTTACCATGGACTTGGATTTCTTCGACTCCTACAGCATTACCGCCTGCCGCATCGACTGTGAGACCCGCTACCTGGTGGAGAACTGTAACTGCCGCATGGTGCACATGCCAG GGGATGCCCCATACTGCACTCCAGAGCAGTACAAGGAGTGTGCAGATCCTGCCCTGG ACTTCCTGGTGGAGAAGGACCAGGAGTACTGTGTGTGTGAAATGCCCTGCAACTTGACTCGCTATGGCAAGGAGCTGTCCATGGTCAAGATTCCCAGCAAAGCATCAGCCAAGTACCTGGCCAAGAAGTTCAACAAGTCTGAGCAGTACATAGG GGAGAACATCCTGGTGCTGGACATTTTCTTTGAAGTCCTCAACTATGAGACCATTGAGCAGAAGAAGGCCTATGAGATCGCAGGACTCCTGG GTGACATTGGAGGCCAGATGGGTCTGTTCATCGGGGCCAGCATCCTGACTGTGCTGGAGCTCTTCGACTACGCCTACGAG gTGATAAAACACAAGCTGTGCAGACGAGGGAAGTGCCAGAAGGAGGCCAAACGGAGCAGCGCGGACAAGGGCGTGGCCCTCAGCCTGGATGACGTCAAAAGACAC AACCCGTGTGAGAGCCTCCGGGGCCATCCTGCCGGGATGACGTATGCTGCCAACATCCTACCTCACCATCCGGCCCGAGGCACTTTTGAGGACTTTACCTGCTGA